The Dreissena polymorpha isolate Duluth1 chromosome 2, UMN_Dpol_1.0, whole genome shotgun sequence nucleotide sequence TTTACCGGATATACTCAAATTCGCCGATCGGTATAAAAATGAAATACACGAAACTAAATGTGTGGCGAATAATACTTGTAGCTCAGCAAATGacgtttaacaaaatatataatacatcaaGAAGAAGCGAAAGTGGACTCCGATGAATACTTATtctacacattaaggtctcaCTTACATACACGTACAGCATACATTTGAGTTGCCGCTACACAGTCTTATGATTGGATGATCTACTCCATACAATCTCAACATAGAGCTATATGTTACATTATAAAAGCCCATTGGTCGAGCAACACGTATTGTTTTGAACGTATCGTATGTAATAGTTGCAATAcatttaacatcaatattttaGAATGTCCACAGTGCATGCACTTGGGAATGAAGCTGATCAACATGCCCGCGATGATCGGTGACCGCGTCAACCAAATATTGGAACCTATTTTGAGTCAGTACAACAACACAGCCTGCGTGGGTAACAAAGCGGCTTCTGACATGTGCCCCATCACCGCTATGATTGGCACCAGTGTCTGCGACAGCTTCAATGTTAACATAACCGCAATTGGGATGACGGCTGCCAACCTTCCTggtaaatcaatatatttataaaggaTTATATGTCCGATACATTTTAGTGCGATGatattgtgtattttatttatgtagCATACACTTTTATTAGCGTTATATTTTCCTGACTAATCAACAAACAACCTCTCTGCATTAATGCCAAGTACTCTCTATGGAAATCGGGGAATATTTCAGTCTTGACGTCAAACTGATCACACCATTAATAGTATTGCGTCCGTAATTTTCTCCTTTATCGTTATTAATTTGAGAGCTTAAAGTTGCCCCACTTAAATATCCATATGATTTATATAATATCGTATTTGATCTGTTTGACCTGATACATTTGGATATATAAAAATCATAGAATTGATATTCCGTTATTgataatttaatgaaaacaattataccatCTCAGATATGACatttgtaaaaaagtatttaatCTTAAATGCTGAACAACTCGACTCTTTAGTGTTCTAATATATTCATAGTACGTTGTTTTCACATGATAGTATCACCAACagtaaaaataatgttaaaattggaccgtgctctgtgaaaatgggggtcattgtatgtgcgtgaagtgttgtccgagattattctgtgcagtccgcacaggttaataaggggtgacacattccgcttttatgatagttttattataaaggAGTCTCatcaaaatccagttaaggcggaaagtgtcgtacctgattagcctgtgtggactgcacagtctaatctggaatgacacgtaaagcacatccattaaaccccctttaacacagagcacggctcaattgaATTGTTCCCAGATGCGGGTATGGAGATATCCGTTGTTATGAGAAGTTGTGGAGTCCTTATGAGTGGTGACACCCCGAAATGCACACCAATTCTTGACCTCGTCGAGGCCGGGCAGAGAGCGGACGTCCTCTTCAAGCTATCATTGTTGTCTGCCCAATATAAGACAGTCACATACAATGGGCTATTTTGTCAGTCGGTTAACGGCTTCATCCCAACGCCCATCATCACGGACACAGCAACCATGGCTCCATTACCCACGGTATCAAGAGTTACTGTAAGCAACACGGAGGGTTCTGACAAACACACATTTGACAAGGGTAATTCTGGAAACAATTTGGGCTTAGCCAGTAATCTTATTATGAGGTGTTTGGTGATTCTTCGATTTTATGAGTAAAAAACAGTACAACTCTGCAAATTACAGAAGCACCTAATTGGTTGAAGCCCGTtgactgttttattgtttatcCCTGTAAGACTATTATGTAGAACTGCGTTACTGTTAATCATCCAATTTAGGACATCAAACATACCGCTCACTATATAATTAAACCGATGCTGGAAACaagtaaattttaaaataataaaaagttttaTGGCTATCCAGTTATACAGGGTATCATGTGCCAGAAATCATACCAATGGATTTTATAATTAGCAATACCACGTTGAACGCTTTGTGAATAAATCTGTATTAAATTCTGTTTGTATTTGTCTTACGGTTATCAATTAAATGTGAACGTTACTTATTCTGTATTTCCTTTTTGTTAATTAGCGTAGTGTTCATGTTAAGTTATtgcgataataataataataataataagtagtagtagtagtaatagtattagtattagtagtagtagtagtagtagaagtagtagtagtagtagtagtagtagtagtggtagtagtagtagtagtagtagtagtagtagtagtagtagtagtagtagtagtagtagtagtagtagtagtagtagtagaagtagtagtagcagtagtagtagttgtagtagtagtagtagtagtagtagtagtagtagtagtagtagtagtagtagtagtagtagtagtagtagtagtagtagcagtagtagtagtagtagtagtagtagtagtagtagtagtagtagtagtagtagtagtagtagtagtagtagtagtagtagtagtagtagtagtagaagtagtagtagtagtaatagtagtagcagtagtagaagtagtagtagtagtagtagtagtagtagtagtagtagtagtagtagtagtagtagtagtagtagtagtagtagtagtagtagtagtagtggtagtattaatagtagaagtagtaatagtactagtagtagtagtagtagttgcagtatgTTTAAGTTAACCTCCTTCCCCCTACACCCCTACTACCCTTACCTCGGAGGTTCACCCGGGTCACGCAGGTATCTTTCATTCGAAACTTTTTCTGACTAAATACatcaattatacaaaaacaatgcaatcatgtttaaatgtgttttcataaTGTTGTATTATCATAAACTAGATGTATCACCTTTGTatacaattaaattaatattcagttatttgattcatgcttttgctttaaaaaatcttAGTGTATGATTTGTATTTGTTAAGTCTCGCGTATCTGTGTATGAGCATGAGATCgattttggttttattttttcaacatatctaaaatgttgtatttatacattgtttAGGATCATAACAATCATGTGGTTACATTTAACATCTTTCAAATGTAACACCAACGTTTGAAAATCTGCAAAACATTATTATGACATAATATAAtccattaaatataaattatttgatttgtttCACATACAAAAGTTATCAATGACTTCAAAGCACAAACATGACTgctaataaataatgatttagcCATGCAGTGTGTTATCATATGCGAACATGTTCTTGTAGTTTAAGTTGATGTGGGAAGGGGCAGAGAAGCGTGTATGTGCCCACGCACACGTGAGTGTAGGAAATGCGTATTTATTGACAGTTTGTATTATGTGTATTTGTCCGTGTGTAAGATAAACTCATCCGTACCTGGTATTCATAGTTTTTATGCTATCATCATAACATTTAACATTCGTTCCAAGCCGTTTATTTTAAGGGTAACATTTCGCAACTGGTGCGGCGATTTGTTTAAGAAGGtaatttcattatattttgtttgcaCCTTAATTTGgtttcatgtttttaaaacaaaatcccaGATTTGTTGAtaaattgttatttcaaaatatccATACCGCGCCTTTATATATGACGtccaatagaccagtttcacaatactactacggttgctatttttagatatcacatGACGCATCGAATTTCATAACGTGTAACTTTCTTTTGCGGAGAATATCGATGACTATATAGCAGTTGAGTGTATtatttacattcgggattttcatgGTCACTATTACTGGGTAGAAAAacgtcaaacatatgcatacagacaATATTAGTGTTTAGTCAATAAAGGTATAagtaatttaaacataaacactaTAACACATCAATAATAATTCAACGACTTAATATTTAGTAccattagtttatatttatatatttatgttatctttataaaaatacgagtTACAGATTAACATCAGagtgtggtctgaagactaatcatcgaaataaaacaaatatatacataagtCGTctaatacaatatatacaatatataactataattctAAAAGGTATGGGTGTGTTGGTGTTTGATATTTTCCGTAAAAAATCGAACGCGCAAGAGGTGTGTTGAATCATCATAATGACAAAGCAGTATTTAAGGCGACGTACATGATACTAtaaatgttaagttttttttatagttaaGTCTTTTTTACTGTAataaaaattgaagaattatTATATACCAATGAACAAAAACTCTCTAGGCATGCATATTTATATCTTTTTACCCGTGCTTATGAGTGAGAAATATATATATCACTTTTCATCATAAATCTCTTAATTTCagaaacattatttaaccccgttgtggtaaacgaaattgcttgtttttattgtattgttcCGTACACTAACGTTCAATCTTTATAGCACTGCGTAATGACGGAGATTTATTTTTCCGGTACCCTCTAAAAACATGTTTAGCataacatttacaattatttaaaaagtgtATAGGTATTATGCACTTAAGTAATTATCCGGATATCCGTTTCCACGGACAATCGTTCCTACACTAACTTTGACAAGGGCATTCGTTCTTATGTTATTTCGACAACCAGGACAAtcgttattaaaataaaacattattttaaaactgaCATTGTTTGATTAACTTAACGTTTTGTCTATTAAACCTTAATAGACAATTGACTCTTATTGCACTTTATGTCaacaagaatttaaaaaatacatgccGAAAGACATACATTTAAGCTGTATGGGCAATATTACGCGTGTAGGCTAAACAGTGTGCCTGTCGGCATATTGTATATCTGTAGTACTTTTTTACTCGTAGTTATGgaaaatttattattctctattcttaATATAGTTAAACAATCACCATCCGAAACAACACTATCATCATTAACAGTCTTCAACACCGCCATTATAGATATCATAATTGTTAgatttctttataaataattacacACAAACAGATTAGCAATTGACATTCGTATTTGAcagaaatatttctttttaaataattacacacAAACAGATTAGCAATTGGAGTTCGTTTTTGACAGGGCTTCCAGCATACGAATGCCAAAAACCTTCTGCCGCCAGAATGTATCCAATGCGCAACAAAGATCGACCTCAATGGCAGAGCTCAGTTGAGGAATCCCGAGGCGCTCTTTGGCATCCTTCTGTAGCAATCAAGTAGGTCTTGTTAGGaccttatataaacaaaaataggACTGAAATACACGAAACATTCACTATTTGTACGCACTTTAAAATATGGTTGCCTATAATTTGAACACATACACATGGTcataagagggggggggggggcgggattgTCTCATAGCTATCTGCACTGTTTCCCTGCCAATTACACACCTCGCTTGGCGAATCAAAATAACTATCTGGATAACTCTATATAAGTTTTGTttatcttcaattttaggatATATGTTTTGGTTAGCGATTGTCTAAAAAATGTAATATCCATACAATTGTACGTTTTAGATTAATTGGATAATATTAAGACAAGGTATTTGACTTCGGTTATCTTTATCCGAATGAGGGTATCTTTTGGATTGACTAAAATACCTATATTTATACAAAGCGCTACTTTATATTGTTTACGCTTTCATCATAACATTTTACATTCGTTCAGAGCCGTTGTTTGTTTAGGGCTACATTTCGCAATAGGTGCGACGATTTACTGATAAGGGTTATTTTGAAA carries:
- the LOC127866999 gene encoding uncharacterized protein LOC127866999 isoform X1, with the protein product MNTCMICVLSVLVLLPLSHSGPLSGRLECPQCMHLGMKLINMPAMIGDRVNQILEPILSQYNNTACVGNKAASDMCPITAMIGTSVCDSFNVNITAIGMTAANLPEHGSIELFPDAGMEISVVMRSCGVLMSGDTPKCTPILDLVEAGQRADVLFKLSLLSAQYKTVTYNGLFCQSVNGFIPTPIITDTATMAPLPTVSRVTVSNTEGSDKHTFDKGNSGNNLGLASNLIMRCLVILRFYE
- the LOC127866999 gene encoding uncharacterized protein LOC127866999 isoform X2, which codes for MNTCMICVLSVLVLLPLSHSGPLSGRLECPQCMHLGMKLINMPAMIGDRVNQILEPILSQYNNTACVGNKAASDMCPITAMIGTSVCDSFNVNITAIGMTAANLPDAGMEISVVMRSCGVLMSGDTPKCTPILDLVEAGQRADVLFKLSLLSAQYKTVTYNGLFCQSVNGFIPTPIITDTATMAPLPTVSRVTVSNTEGSDKHTFDKGNSGNNLGLASNLIMRCLVILRFYE
- the LOC127866999 gene encoding uncharacterized protein LOC127866999 isoform X3, giving the protein MAPCDCSNYWINFLLPKECPQCMHLGMKLINMPAMIGDRVNQILEPILSQYNNTACVGNKAASDMCPITAMIGTSVCDSFNVNITAIGMTAANLPEHGSIELFPDAGMEISVVMRSCGVLMSGDTPKCTPILDLVEAGQRADVLFKLSLLSAQYKTVTYNGLFCQSVNGFIPTPIITDTATMAPLPTVSRVTVSNTEGSDKHTFDKGNSGNNLGLASNLIMRCLVILRFYE